The Novosphingobium terrae genome has a window encoding:
- a CDS encoding TrbI/VirB10 family protein, with product MMSPTPLSARNDPRASLSDEDLAQAATHGFPVVASATRRSDRMGLLAGAAIALTLGAVTFLSLSRTPAPAAEPVHEAAEIATPAPVAAVPAIPAPTPTASPPPALTSAQQAALAKAGAGAGLPDHQASPVMVYDAPSDVLPPPAAKPATPGPASPAAPLAENDAFASRIAGGGVETASASRLANPASTLTQGTLIPAILETAIDSDLPGFVRAVVTQDIRSFDGSQVVVPRSSRLIGQYKSGLAAGQTRAYVMWSRLIRPDGVSVALGSPAVEFSGRSGLSGEVNGHFFKRFGAAAILSVLGGAGALVGSGTSVVIGSSGQSAASVAAQRDAQIPPTVRIRVGTPIRVFIARDLDFSTVEP from the coding sequence ATGATGAGCCCAACGCCTCTGTCCGCCCGCAACGATCCGCGCGCCAGCCTGTCGGATGAGGATCTGGCGCAGGCGGCCACCCATGGCTTCCCCGTGGTGGCCAGCGCCACGCGGCGCAGCGACAGGATGGGGCTTCTGGCAGGCGCTGCCATCGCGCTGACCCTGGGGGCGGTGACCTTCCTCTCGTTGAGCCGTACACCGGCCCCGGCAGCAGAGCCCGTTCACGAGGCTGCCGAAATCGCCACACCTGCGCCGGTTGCAGCCGTGCCGGCCATCCCCGCACCAACGCCCACAGCCTCGCCGCCGCCCGCGCTGACCTCCGCCCAGCAGGCGGCGCTGGCCAAGGCGGGGGCAGGGGCCGGGCTGCCCGATCATCAGGCCTCGCCGGTGATGGTCTATGATGCGCCGAGCGATGTCCTTCCGCCCCCCGCCGCCAAGCCCGCCACCCCCGGCCCGGCTTCGCCAGCCGCGCCTCTGGCCGAAAACGACGCCTTTGCCAGCCGCATCGCGGGCGGCGGCGTGGAAACGGCCAGCGCCAGCCGTCTGGCCAATCCGGCCTCAACCCTGACGCAGGGCACGTTGATCCCCGCCATTCTGGAAACCGCCATCGACAGCGACCTGCCCGGCTTCGTGCGCGCGGTGGTCACGCAGGACATCCGCTCCTTCGATGGATCGCAGGTGGTGGTGCCACGCTCCTCGCGCCTGATCGGGCAGTACAAGAGCGGTCTGGCCGCCGGGCAGACGCGGGCCTATGTGATGTGGAGCCGCCTGATCCGCCCCGATGGCGTCAGCGTGGCGCTGGGCTCGCCCGCAGTGGAATTCTCGGGCCGCTCGGGCCTTTCGGGCGAGGTGAACGGCCATTTCTTCAAGCGCTTCGGCGCTGCCGCGATCCTGTCGGTGCTGGGCGGGGCGGGGGCGCTGGTGGGCTCCGGCACCAGCGTTGTGATCGGTTCCAGCGGACAGAGCGCGGCCTCGGTCGCGGCGCAGCGCGATGCGCAGATCCCGCCCACGGTACGCATTCGCGTCGGCACGCCGATCCGCGTGTTTATCGCGCGCGATCTCGATTTCTCGACGGTCGAGCCATGA
- a CDS encoding TrbG/VirB9 family P-type conjugative transfer protein yields MILRHLGPMLALLIASPAQAADRRVLELPWQSGMVVPITTMPGFEATIALSPEERIENIAIGDSALWQVTPNRRANLVFLKPVSARAPVTNMTVITDRHTYLFELHASARGTPLYHVSFAYPPPPVAAPALPDKPAAPEEPVAMPRLNFAWKRTGDAALLPDRVFDDGTSAYLSWPQGRDLPAVLASDGKTEGPVNYAMRDGLIVVDGLPQRLILRAGAATATLEHCPDAAACP; encoded by the coding sequence ATGATCCTGCGCCACCTTGGCCCCATGCTGGCCCTGTTGATCGCCTCTCCTGCTCAGGCCGCTGACCGCCGCGTGCTGGAACTGCCATGGCAATCCGGCATGGTGGTGCCGATCACCACCATGCCCGGTTTCGAGGCGACTATCGCCCTCTCCCCGGAAGAGCGGATCGAAAACATCGCCATCGGCGATTCCGCCCTGTGGCAGGTGACGCCCAACCGCCGCGCCAATCTGGTGTTCCTGAAACCCGTCAGCGCCCGCGCCCCCGTCACCAACATGACGGTCATCACCGACCGGCACACCTATCTGTTCGAACTGCATGCCTCGGCAAGGGGCACGCCGCTCTACCATGTCAGCTTTGCCTATCCGCCCCCGCCGGTTGCCGCGCCAGCCTTGCCGGACAAGCCCGCCGCGCCCGAGGAACCGGTCGCCATGCCCCGCCTCAACTTCGCGTGGAAACGGACCGGAGACGCCGCCCTGTTGCCCGACCGGGTGTTCGATGACGGCACTTCGGCCTATCTCTCCTGGCCGCAGGGGCGCGATCTGCCCGCCGTGCTGGCCAGCGACGGCAAGACCGAGGGGCCGGTCAATTATGCCATGCGTGACGGGCTGATCGTGGTCGATGGCCTGCCGCAGCGGCTGATCCTGCGCGCGGGCGCGGCCACCGCCACGCTGGAGCACTGCCCTGATGCCGCCGCCTGCCCATGA
- a CDS encoding type IV secretion system protein: protein MNCPAIASPSGVSIADSLRAVDCLSAQATASAFSRLFGTHGALTAALTIALTLYVGFLALGLLSGRLTIGLGTLGPRFLALGLVLTFATSWAAYQTVVWSALTAGPDELASAMLGIKGSASHAFAGRLDDIFTTISEAAERARAAQADAKGTSPADLLTWAALIFLLGTVGVLVTSRIVLAALLAAGPVFVVLALFRGGRGLAEGWLKATVLFALVPLFAVLIGVGAVGVLGPMVEALDTGEIAMAQAVMVLMAAIIHAVLMALSLKVAGHITGQWRLFTPAAAAPADVAPASMQMAYHAQSMAQSFTSSRTGTTPDTTPAQADERVRDMVMALGRSAGGASSSTTTTITTATPSASAQGTSRATQVGRSLRRPSGQETRL, encoded by the coding sequence ATGAACTGCCCCGCCATCGCCTCGCCCTCGGGCGTCAGCATTGCCGACAGCCTGCGCGCGGTGGACTGCCTCTCGGCGCAGGCTACGGCCAGCGCCTTTTCCCGCCTGTTCGGCACGCATGGCGCGCTGACGGCGGCGCTGACCATCGCGCTCACCCTCTATGTCGGCTTTCTGGCACTGGGGCTGCTCAGCGGGCGGCTGACCATCGGGCTGGGCACGCTGGGGCCGCGTTTTCTGGCGCTGGGGCTGGTGCTGACCTTCGCCACCAGCTGGGCCGCCTATCAGACGGTGGTCTGGAGCGCCCTGACCGCCGGGCCGGACGAGCTGGCCAGCGCCATGCTGGGCATCAAGGGCAGCGCCTCCCACGCCTTTGCCGGGCGGCTGGACGATATTTTCACCACCATCAGCGAGGCCGCCGAACGCGCCCGCGCCGCTCAGGCCGACGCCAAGGGCACCAGCCCTGCCGATCTGCTGACATGGGCCGCGCTGATCTTCCTGCTCGGCACAGTGGGTGTGCTGGTCACCAGCCGGATCGTGCTGGCGGCCTTGCTGGCGGCGGGACCGGTCTTTGTGGTGCTGGCGCTGTTTCGCGGCGGGCGCGGGCTGGCCGAGGGCTGGTTGAAAGCCACCGTGCTCTTCGCGCTGGTGCCGCTCTTCGCGGTGCTGATCGGCGTGGGCGCAGTCGGCGTGCTGGGCCCCATGGTCGAGGCGCTGGACACGGGCGAGATCGCCATGGCGCAGGCGGTGATGGTGCTGATGGCGGCAATCATTCACGCGGTGCTGATGGCGCTGTCCTTGAAGGTGGCGGGCCATATCACCGGGCAGTGGCGGCTCTTTACGCCCGCTGCGGCGGCCCCTGCGGATGTGGCTCCGGCCTCCATGCAGATGGCCTATCATGCGCAATCCATGGCGCAATCCTTCACCAGCTCCCGAACGGGCACGACGCCTGACACCACCCCTGCGCAAGCCGACGAAAGGGTGCGCGACATGGTGATGGCTCTGGGCCGCAGCGCGGGCGGGGCAAGCTCGTCCACCACCACGACCATCACCACCGCAACGCCCTCCGCCAGCGCGCAGGGCACCAGCCGCGCCACACAGGTCGGGCGCAGCCTGCGCCGACCCTCCGGGCAGGAGACCCGCTTATGA
- a CDS encoding VirB4 family type IV secretion/conjugal transfer ATPase: MRPDRKWLGPAAWGPREARAGDRLPYAAHLDPHTLRLRDGALMQMLAVPGLPFETEDAEHLDHMLAVRDVMLRSALDAGFVLYHHVVRRAVSVALPARFPDAFSAALDEAWQDQLSRRQLFLNEQFLTLVRRPPRGKVGLLERLGRRVGSEADPALRRELSAASEALLSGLAPYGARLLGCPDGRSEPLELLSAIYNGDWQAVAKPVESVDLGHHLPYARVSFGLEALETRRPDGRDVAAILSIKDYPDTTRAGLVDAMLRVPAPMVLTQTYAPADRQVARERIDLAIRRLTSADADALAERGQMSAARDALGLGQAGFGDHHLSVMVRAPTLAALETACSAVRHALSETGAIAVREDVNLEPAFWAQFPGNEAYAVRRAMISSTNAAGFLSLHGFAPGQARGNHWGDAISVLETTSATPRYINFHQGDLGHFTVIGPSGSGKTVVLNFLTAQAQKVAPRTVFFDKDRGAEIFLRAMGAHYTRLVPGQPTGFNPLSLPDTPGNRAFLHDFLACLLDAGDPGELATIADAVETLYDHAPPLRRLSHLGELLAGHHRPRPGDLASRLAPWVAGGAQGWLFDHAQDRLDLDQRVLGFDITALLDTPALRTPTLMYLFHRIEERLDGSPTMILVDEGWKALDDAIFAARLRDWLKTLRKRNAIVGFATQSARDALDSGIAAALVEQTATMIFTPNARARAEDYCEGFGLSAHELELIRALPVASHCFLIRQGQDSAVVRLDMEGMAPFLTVLSGREGSVRQLDGLRAQLGDDPALWLPALTSTDWPGMAEEAA, translated from the coding sequence ATGCGCCCTGATCGCAAATGGTTGGGCCCCGCCGCATGGGGGCCGCGAGAAGCCCGCGCGGGCGACCGGCTGCCCTATGCCGCCCATCTCGATCCCCATACGCTGCGCCTGCGCGATGGAGCGCTGATGCAGATGCTGGCGGTGCCGGGCCTGCCCTTCGAAACCGAGGATGCCGAGCATCTCGACCATATGCTGGCGGTACGCGATGTGATGCTGCGCTCGGCGCTGGATGCAGGCTTTGTGCTGTATCATCATGTGGTGCGGCGCGCGGTCTCGGTGGCGCTGCCCGCGCGTTTCCCCGATGCCTTCTCCGCCGCGCTGGATGAGGCTTGGCAGGACCAGCTTTCCCGCCGCCAGCTTTTCCTCAATGAGCAGTTCCTCACGCTGGTGCGCCGCCCGCCGCGCGGCAAGGTGGGCCTGCTCGAACGCCTTGGCCGCCGCGTGGGCAGCGAGGCCGATCCCGCGCTGCGCCGCGAACTCTCCGCCGCCAGCGAGGCGCTGCTCTCGGGCCTCGCCCCCTATGGCGCGAGGCTGCTGGGCTGCCCCGATGGCCGCTCCGAGCCGCTGGAACTGCTCTCAGCGATCTACAATGGCGACTGGCAAGCGGTGGCCAAGCCTGTGGAGAGCGTCGATCTGGGCCATCATCTGCCCTATGCCCGCGTCTCCTTCGGGCTGGAGGCGCTGGAAACCCGCCGCCCCGATGGGCGCGATGTCGCCGCGATCCTCTCGATCAAGGACTACCCCGACACCACCCGTGCGGGGCTCGTGGATGCCATGCTGCGCGTGCCCGCCCCCATGGTGCTGACCCAGACCTATGCCCCCGCCGACCGACAGGTGGCGCGCGAAAGGATCGATCTGGCCATCCGCCGCCTGACCAGCGCCGACGCCGATGCTCTGGCCGAACGCGGGCAGATGTCAGCGGCCCGTGATGCGCTGGGGCTGGGGCAGGCGGGCTTTGGCGATCACCATCTGAGCGTGATGGTCCGCGCGCCAACGCTGGCGGCGTTGGAAACCGCCTGCTCCGCCGTGCGCCATGCCCTGTCCGAAACGGGCGCCATCGCCGTGCGCGAGGATGTCAATCTGGAGCCCGCCTTCTGGGCACAATTCCCGGGCAATGAGGCCTATGCCGTGCGCCGCGCGATGATCTCCAGCACCAATGCGGCAGGGTTTCTCTCGCTGCACGGCTTTGCACCGGGGCAGGCGCGGGGCAATCACTGGGGCGACGCGATCAGCGTGCTGGAAACCACCAGCGCCACGCCGCGCTACATCAACTTCCATCAGGGCGATCTGGGCCACTTCACCGTCATCGGCCCCAGCGGCAGCGGCAAGACGGTGGTGCTCAATTTCCTGACGGCGCAGGCGCAGAAGGTCGCCCCGCGCACCGTCTTCTTCGACAAGGATCGCGGCGCGGAAATCTTCCTGCGCGCGATGGGCGCCCATTACACGCGGCTGGTGCCGGGCCAGCCCACCGGCTTCAACCCACTGAGCCTGCCCGACACGCCGGGCAACCGCGCCTTTCTGCATGATTTCCTCGCCTGCCTGCTGGACGCCGGCGATCCGGGCGAGCTGGCCACCATCGCCGATGCGGTGGAGACGCTCTACGATCACGCGCCGCCCCTGCGCCGCCTCTCGCATCTGGGCGAGCTGCTGGCCGGGCATCACCGCCCGCGTCCCGGCGATCTGGCCAGCCGCCTTGCCCCATGGGTGGCGGGCGGCGCTCAGGGTTGGCTGTTCGACCATGCGCAGGACCGGCTCGATCTCGACCAGCGCGTGCTGGGGTTCGATATCACCGCCCTGCTCGATACGCCCGCCTTGCGCACCCCCACGCTGATGTATCTGTTCCACCGCATCGAGGAGCGGCTGGACGGATCGCCCACCATGATCCTTGTCGATGAAGGCTGGAAGGCACTGGACGATGCGATCTTCGCCGCAAGACTGCGCGATTGGCTGAAGACGCTGCGCAAGCGCAATGCCATCGTCGGTTTCGCCACCCAATCGGCGCGCGATGCGCTGGACAGCGGCATCGCCGCCGCGCTGGTCGAGCAGACCGCCACCATGATCTTCACCCCCAACGCCCGCGCCCGCGCCGAGGATTATTGCGAGGGCTTCGGCCTTTCCGCCCATGAGCTGGAGCTGATCCGCGCCCTGCCGGTGGCCAGCCATTGCTTCCTGATCCGCCAAGGACAGGACTCCGCCGTGGTGCGGCTGGATATGGAGGGCATGGCGCCCTTCCTCACCGTGCTGTCCGGGCGGGAGGGCAGTGTGCGCCAGCTCGATGGCTTGCGGGCTCAGCTGGGGGATGACCCCGCGCTCTGGCTGCCCGCGCTGACCAGCACGGACTGGCCCGGCATGGCGGAGGAAGCGGCATGA
- a CDS encoding type IV secretion system protein VirB3, protein MGERGAGLGRAPVFRVLTRPQMFGGVTFSFFVINMAATTEAFLVLRSFWILPLALVIHGAGYLACLREPRVFDLWLTRVSRCPRVRNWLHWGCNSYAP, encoded by the coding sequence ATGGGAGAGCGGGGGGCGGGGCTGGGGCGCGCGCCGGTGTTTCGGGTGTTGACCCGGCCGCAGATGTTCGGCGGCGTCACCTTTTCCTTTTTCGTCATCAATATGGCGGCCACCACCGAGGCGTTTCTGGTGTTGCGCAGCTTCTGGATCCTGCCGCTGGCGCTGGTGATCCATGGCGCGGGCTATCTGGCCTGCCTGCGCGAACCGCGCGTGTTCGATCTGTGGCTGACCCGCGTCAGCCGCTGCCCGCGCGTACGCAACTGGCTGCACTGGGGATGCAATTCCTATGCGCCCTGA
- a CDS encoding TrbC/VirB2 family protein, translating into MIRPILSFSVLLWATPAFAASRGGPAGSGPIVSALSWVRDTLMGQVATTVAVIAVAMVGFMMLTGRMNWRFGATVILGCFILFGAASIVAGIQSAAGMGG; encoded by the coding sequence ATGATCCGCCCCATTCTGTCGTTCTCCGTCCTGCTGTGGGCCACACCGGCTTTCGCGGCCAGTCGCGGCGGGCCTGCCGGATCGGGACCGATCGTTTCGGCGCTGAGCTGGGTGCGTGATACGCTGATGGGTCAGGTGGCGACCACCGTGGCGGTGATCGCCGTGGCCATGGTGGGCTTCATGATGCTGACGGGCCGGATGAACTGGCGCTTTGGCGCCACGGTCATTCTGGGCTGCTTTATCCTGTTCGGCGCGGCCAGCATCGTGGCGGGCATCCAGTCCGCCGCCGGCATGGGCGGCTGA
- a CDS encoding lytic transglycosylase domain-containing protein has translation MRHLIPVLAVWLCWPDPAYADVLDIAPDGARSWRRGAMTVQWREEGAEPVAQASAAAPTVSFAPAPYAATLQAAAARQSLSPALLEALIWQESRWHPDAVSRAGAVGLGQLMPATARHLGVDPRDPQASIHGAARYLRQQIDHFGGNLEFALAAYNAGPGRVERAHGVPAIAETRAYVRAITNRLIATTSGEGQ, from the coding sequence ATGCGACATCTTATCCCTGTTCTGGCCGTATGGCTCTGTTGGCCCGATCCGGCCTATGCCGATGTGCTGGACATCGCCCCTGATGGCGCGCGCAGCTGGCGCCGGGGCGCCATGACCGTGCAATGGCGCGAGGAAGGCGCCGAGCCTGTCGCGCAGGCCTCCGCAGCCGCCCCAACCGTTTCCTTCGCGCCCGCCCCTTACGCCGCCACTTTGCAGGCTGCCGCCGCGCGCCAGTCGCTCAGCCCGGCTCTGCTGGAGGCGTTGATCTGGCAGGAAAGCCGCTGGCACCCCGATGCCGTCTCACGCGCGGGCGCTGTCGGGCTGGGGCAGCTGATGCCTGCCACCGCCCGCCATCTGGGCGTGGACCCGCGCGATCCGCAGGCCAGCATCCATGGCGCGGCGCGCTATCTGCGCCAGCAGATCGACCATTTCGGCGGCAATCTCGAATTTGCTCTGGCCGCCTACAACGCCGGGCCCGGGCGGGTGGAGCGCGCCCATGGCGTGCCCGCCATCGCCGAGACCCGCGCCTATGTCCGCGCCATCACCAACCGCCTGATTGCCACCACATCCGGAGAAGGCCAATGA
- a CDS encoding dioxygenase family protein yields the protein MRDNDREEDHAHGLMNDLSAFEKLSLGRRRALMWFASAGTMATVAACGDGSGSSSSSSSSSASSSSSSASSASSSASSSSSSSSSSGSCVADSVETNGPYPADGTNTSAGATSNVLTVSGVVRSDIRSSFISSTTTASGVQVTLTLTLVNVNSSCAPISGAAIYVWHCDASGRYSLYSSGVTTESYLRGVQVTDANGQVTFTTIYPACYSGRWPHIHFEVFLGGLGTSPKGTTSSLISQLAMPAAINTVIYNGDSRYSASISNYSAISLSSDNVFGDNSAAVLAQQTPTMSGSIADGYTATATIGIAV from the coding sequence ATGCGCGACAACGATAGGGAAGAGGATCACGCCCATGGCCTGATGAATGACCTGTCCGCCTTCGAAAAGCTGAGCCTGGGGCGGCGGCGCGCGCTGATGTGGTTCGCTTCGGCGGGCACGATGGCGACGGTGGCGGCCTGCGGCGATGGCAGCGGATCATCGTCGAGCAGCTCATCCTCCAGCGCGTCGAGCAGCTCGTCCTCCGCCTCTTCGGCCTCATCCTCGGCCAGCAGCAGCAGCAGTTCTTCCTCCAGCTCAGGCAGCTGCGTGGCGGATTCGGTGGAAACCAACGGCCCCTACCCGGCTGACGGCACCAACACCTCGGCAGGCGCCACCTCCAACGTGCTGACCGTGAGCGGCGTGGTGCGTTCGGACATCCGCTCCAGCTTCATTTCCTCCACCACCACGGCATCGGGGGTGCAGGTGACGCTGACCCTGACGCTGGTGAATGTGAATTCAAGCTGCGCGCCGATTTCCGGGGCGGCGATCTATGTGTGGCATTGCGATGCCAGCGGGCGCTATTCGCTCTATTCCAGCGGCGTGACCACCGAAAGCTATCTGCGCGGCGTGCAGGTCACCGATGCCAACGGGCAGGTGACCTTCACCACCATCTACCCCGCCTGCTATTCGGGGCGCTGGCCGCATATCCATTTCGAGGTCTTTCTGGGCGGCCTTGGCACATCGCCCAAGGGCACGACATCCTCGCTGATCTCGCAACTGGCGATGCCTGCCGCGATCAACACCGTGATCTACAACGGCGATTCCCGCTATTCGGCCAGCATCAGCAATTATTCGGCCATTTCGCTCTCTTCGGACAATGTGTTCGGCGACAACAGCGCCGCCGTGCTGGCCCAGCAGACGCCGACCATGTCCGGCAGCATCGCCGATGGTTATACCGCGACAGCCACGATCGGGATTGCCGTCTGA
- a CDS encoding DUF3857 domain-containing protein: MKGHWRHRAGRFPKRSTATALALILTLAAGAAPARAADKLVIAPPAPWVVPVGMPTDMQGDTAKPSSPEAGAAPVRLLLSDEQQDIQPGKITRYQQTIYRLQTAQGLPAGAVSFAWDPATQTATVHKLQIHRGGQVIDVLASGQTFTVVRRETNLESAVLDGQLTASIQPEGLQAGDVIDLAVSITTSDPAVGHHVEMMGAAWNGAPIAHAHFRAQWPATVPMRMQADGGLVLPKVQRKDSLASIEMTMADLQPPVLPKGAPPRYQIGRLLEMTDLPSWDALSGLMTPLFAKAEVLPPQSAVLAEIAKIKALSPDPKVRAEAALALVQDRVRYVLLSLNDGGLVPADADTTWSRRFGDCKGKTVLLLALLHGLGIEAHAVLVGTLTGDGLDQRLPQIRLFDHVLVRASIGGRDYWLDGTRVGDRSLDGIETPDFRWGLPLMAGSTGTGHAALVAMVPPPSDKPQVDVAITIDARGGILVPAPIHIERRLRGDVAVGTNLALASQVGDARDAALRQFWKSTYDFAEPKSFTTSFEPIKRELLFVMDGTTKMDWNDGWYEADHVWVGFKADFSRDAGADKTAPYAVAYPAATHVTETILLPPDTGTFAVVPGSDVDQTVAGREYHRHARVEGDRFVVEESDRSIAQEFPAAQAPAAEETLRALAKKSVFLRRPNDYHGTQAERDAVLASDPTTAPELVRKARILLAANRVQESVATLDKAIALDAKNAEAFGLRAIARMNLQQIAAAKPDLDAGLALNPHDGAVLQAQGEYAGRRQDYATAVEAFSALLQNAPDYAPALMGRAQAYYYGQHRLDLALVDADAALKTMPHNTQLHLLRANIMRVKGDLKATAAEADALMTPAPGDVLTLVTASRIYAAAGRRDDAMHALDKALAIQPAAYIYINRYDIRPKSDLAGRQSDIDAALRLEPASLEGQAAKAHLQGEQGNWHDAVETLSALVTRYPARYDLLLRRGIAYAKAGDGPAADKDFAEAHAHTQGAQPLNNLCWTKAIAGVGLNRALAECNAALVLSPGALDIQDSRALVLLRLGRVDEALEAYNMILAKAPTQAGSLYGRAVAEERKGNAAAAARDAAAALKANPGEEEAFASYGMALQTKVGG, from the coding sequence ATGAAGGGCCATTGGCGTCACCGTGCAGGTCGTTTTCCCAAGCGGAGCACGGCAACAGCTCTGGCCCTGATCCTGACATTGGCCGCTGGCGCGGCGCCCGCCCGCGCCGCCGACAAGCTGGTAATCGCCCCGCCCGCGCCCTGGGTGGTGCCGGTCGGGATGCCGACCGACATGCAGGGCGACACGGCAAAGCCATCCTCGCCCGAGGCGGGGGCCGCGCCGGTCCGCCTGCTGCTGAGCGATGAGCAACAAGACATCCAGCCCGGCAAGATCACCCGCTATCAGCAGACCATCTATCGCCTGCAGACGGCGCAAGGCCTGCCCGCGGGCGCGGTCTCCTTTGCCTGGGACCCGGCGACCCAGACCGCCACGGTCCACAAGCTGCAGATCCATCGCGGCGGTCAGGTGATCGACGTTCTGGCCAGCGGACAGACCTTCACTGTCGTGCGCCGCGAGACCAATCTGGAAAGCGCCGTGCTCGACGGGCAATTGACCGCCTCGATCCAGCCCGAAGGTCTGCAGGCGGGCGATGTCATCGATCTGGCGGTGTCGATCACCACCAGCGATCCGGCTGTGGGCCATCATGTCGAAATGATGGGCGCGGCCTGGAATGGCGCGCCGATCGCTCATGCGCATTTCCGCGCGCAATGGCCAGCCACCGTGCCGATGCGGATGCAGGCCGATGGCGGGCTGGTGCTGCCCAAGGTGCAGCGCAAGGATAGTCTGGCCAGCATCGAGATGACCATGGCCGATCTGCAGCCGCCGGTGCTGCCGAAGGGGGCGCCGCCGCGCTATCAGATCGGCCGGCTGCTGGAAATGACCGACCTGCCCTCATGGGATGCGCTGAGCGGGCTGATGACGCCGCTTTTCGCCAAGGCCGAAGTGCTGCCGCCGCAGAGCGCGGTGCTGGCCGAGATCGCGAAGATCAAGGCCCTCTCGCCCGATCCCAAGGTGCGCGCCGAAGCGGCACTGGCGCTGGTGCAGGACCGGGTGCGCTATGTGCTGCTCAGCCTCAATGACGGCGGGCTGGTGCCGGCGGATGCGGACACCACCTGGTCGCGCCGCTTTGGCGACTGCAAGGGCAAGACGGTGCTGCTGCTGGCACTGCTCCACGGCTTGGGGATCGAGGCCCATGCCGTGCTGGTCGGCACGCTGACCGGCGACGGGCTGGACCAGCGCCTGCCCCAGATCCGCCTGTTCGACCATGTGCTGGTCAGGGCCAGCATCGGCGGGCGCGACTATTGGCTCGACGGCACGCGCGTGGGCGACCGGTCGCTCGACGGGATCGAGACGCCCGATTTCCGCTGGGGCCTGCCGCTGATGGCGGGCTCAACGGGGACTGGCCATGCAGCATTGGTGGCCATGGTGCCTCCGCCTTCCGACAAGCCGCAGGTCGATGTCGCCATCACCATCGACGCGCGCGGCGGCATCCTGGTCCCTGCCCCCATTCATATCGAGCGCAGGCTGCGCGGCGACGTGGCCGTGGGCACCAATCTGGCGCTGGCCAGTCAGGTGGGCGACGCGCGTGACGCGGCGCTGCGCCAATTCTGGAAAAGCACCTACGACTTCGCCGAGCCCAAAAGCTTCACCACCAGCTTCGAGCCCATCAAGCGCGAATTGCTTTTCGTGATGGATGGCACGACAAAGATGGACTGGAACGATGGCTGGTATGAGGCGGATCACGTCTGGGTCGGCTTCAAGGCCGATTTCAGCCGCGACGCCGGGGCCGACAAGACCGCGCCCTATGCCGTCGCCTACCCCGCCGCCACCCATGTCACCGAAACCATCCTGCTGCCGCCGGACACCGGCACATTCGCGGTGGTGCCCGGATCGGATGTCGACCAGACCGTGGCGGGGCGCGAATATCACCGCCACGCCCGGGTTGAGGGCGACCGTTTCGTGGTCGAGGAAAGCGACCGCAGCATCGCTCAGGAATTTCCCGCAGCGCAGGCCCCTGCCGCCGAGGAAACCCTGCGCGCGCTGGCCAAGAAAAGCGTCTTTCTGCGCCGCCCCAACGACTATCACGGAACGCAGGCCGAGCGTGATGCCGTCCTCGCCTCGGACCCCACCACGGCGCCGGAACTGGTCCGGAAAGCCCGCATCCTGCTGGCCGCCAATCGCGTGCAGGAAAGCGTGGCGACACTGGACAAGGCCATCGCGCTCGATGCCAAAAATGCAGAAGCCTTCGGCCTGCGGGCCATCGCCCGGATGAACCTGCAGCAGATCGCCGCGGCCAAGCCCGATCTCGATGCGGGGCTGGCGCTCAATCCGCATGACGGCGCCGTCCTGCAGGCGCAGGGAGAATATGCGGGCCGCCGGCAGGACTATGCCACGGCAGTGGAGGCCTTTTCCGCCCTGTTGCAGAACGCCCCCGATTACGCCCCCGCGCTGATGGGCAGGGCGCAGGCCTATTATTACGGGCAGCATCGCCTCGATCTGGCGCTGGTCGATGCGGATGCCGCGCTCAAGACGATGCCGCATAATACGCAACTGCACCTGCTGCGGGCCAACATCATGCGCGTCAAAGGCGATCTCAAGGCGACGGCAGCAGAGGCCGATGCGCTGATGACACCCGCGCCCGGCGATGTCCTCACGCTGGTCACCGCCAGCCGGATCTATGCGGCGGCGGGTCGGCGCGATGACGCGATGCATGCGCTGGACAAGGCGCTGGCGATCCAGCCGGCCGCCTACATCTATATCAACCGCTATGATATCCGACCCAAAAGCGACTTGGCCGGGCGGCAAAGCGACATCGACGCGGCCCTCAGGCTGGAACCGGCCTCGCTGGAGGGCCAGGCGGCCAAGGCCCATCTGCAAGGTGAGCAGGGCAACTGGCATGACGCGGTGGAGACCCTCTCCGCCCTGGTCACGCGCTATCCTGCGCGCTACGATCTGCTGCTGCGGCGGGGGATCGCCTATGCCAAGGCGGGCGATGGCCCGGCAGCCGACAAGGATTTCGCCGAGGCCCATGCCCATACTCAGGGCGCGCAGCCGCTCAACAACCTGTGCTGGACCAAGGCGATTGCCGGAGTCGGGCTGAACCGCGCGCTGGCGGAATGCAACGCGGCGCTGGTGCTCTCGCCCGGGGCGCTCGACATTCAGGACAGCCGCGCTCTGGTCCTGCTGCGACTGGGCCGGGTGGATGAGGCGCTGGAAGCCTACAACATGATTCTGGCCAAGGCACCGACCCAGGCCGGTTCGCTCTATGGCCGGGCCGTGGCCGAGGAACGCAAGGGCAATGCCGCAGCCGCCGCCCGGGATGCCGCCGCGGCGCTGAAAGCCAATCCCGGCGAGGAGGAAGCTTTCGCAAGCTACGGCATGGCGCTGCAGACCAAGGTAGGCGGGTGA